The Agromyces mariniharenae sequence TGAGCGGCGAGATCACGCCCGCGAGCCCGAAGTTGAGGGCGCCGAGCAGCGACGCCGCCGTGCCGGCCTCGGCGCCGTGGTGCGCGAGCGCGAGCACCTGCACCGCGGGGAACGCGAAGCCGCACGAGAGGATGAAGATCCACAGCGGGATCGCCGTGCCCCAGAAGCCCGCGCCGGACGAGTCGAGCATCATGATCGCGACGGCCATCGAAAACTGCACGATCGTGGTGATCGCGAGGATCCATTGCGGCTGCACCGGCCCGCGCATGAGGCGGGAACTCGTCTGCACGCCGATGATGATGCCGATCGAGTTGACCGCGAACAGCAGGCCGTACTGCTGGGCGGTGAACGAGTAGAGCTCCTGGAACAGGAACGACGACGTCGAGAGGTAGCCGAACAGGCCGGTGAAGGTCATGCCGCCGATGATCGCGGCGCCGAGGTACACCCGGTCGCGGAACAGCGCCGCGTAGCGGTCGCGCAGCGTCGAGTGGCCGGCCACGTGGCGGCGCGACTCGGGCAGCGTCTCGACGATGAAGAACGCCACCGCGGTGACGACCACGGCGCCGTAGATCGCGAGGACCACGAACACGCCGCGCCAGTCCATGACCGCGAGCAGCTGCGAGCCGATGACGGGTGCGAGCACCGGCGCGAGGCCGTTCACGAGCGCGAGGCGCGAGAGCATGCGCACGAGCGGCTTGCCGCCGAACAGGTCGCGCACCATGGCCATGGCGACCACGCCGCCCGCGGCCGCGCCGAAGCCCTGCAGCAGGCGGAACACGCTGAGCCACACGATGTCGGGCGCGAGCGCCGCCGCGACGGATGCCGCGATGTGCAGCGCCGTGGCGAGGATCAGCGGGAGGCGGCGACCCACCTTGTCGCTCCACGGGCCGACGATGAGCTGGCCGAACCCGAAGCCGACCATGGTGCCCGTGAGGGTGAGCTGCACGGCGGCGGCGGAGACGCCGAGCTCGTCCTGCAGCACCGGGAAGGCAGGCAGGTAGAGGTCGACCGTGAACGGGCCGAGCGCCGTGAGCGCGCCGAGGATGAGCACGTAGACGAGGCGCTGGCGGCGGCTGAGGAGGTCGCCGGGGTGAGTCGTGGCCGAGTAGTCGTCGGGCCGGATGATGGGGATGGAGGCGGTTGCGGACATGCGGATCCTGGGCGTGCTCGAGTGCGGCGGCGCACGCCCTCGGACGCCGGGGAAACAGGACGACGGCGACCCGTGGGCCGCCGTCGTGAGGCGATCGGGACCTTCGTGGTCTCGAATCGATTCGACTGTGATCGAGTCTAGCGGAGGCACCCCCCGGTCGCGCAAGCGGAGATCGCGGGAATGAGACGATTCAGGCGACCTGCAGCGGGTCCTCGAGCAGGGCCTGGAAGGCGAGCTCGGCGGCGCCGATCGCGAGGCGGTCCTCGCCGAGGGCGGCGACGCGCACGTCCAGGTCCTCTGCCGCCGCGGGCATGGCCTGCTCCGCGACCGCGACCGCGAGGGCATCGGGGTCGCTGGCGGCGACGGTGGCGAGGAAGCCGCCGAGGACCACGAGCGAGGGGTTGAGCACGTTCACGGCATTCGCGAGCGCGGTCGAGAGGATGCGACGCTGCCGCGCCAGCTCGGCCGTCACGTCGGGCGAGTCGGATGCCGCGAGCGCCGCCGCGAGCGTCGGCTCGTCCGCGGCGGCGAGGCCGGCGACCTCGAGCAGGCGGGCCCGGCTGACCTCGTCCTCGAGCACGCCGCTCGGGACGCGCCGGTCGTCGGCGGAGGCGATGCCCGGGCGGTTCTGGCCGAACTCGCCCGCATAGCCGCCGGCACCGCCGACGGCGAGGCCGTGCACGATGAGTCCGCCGCCGATGCCGCTCGCGCCTCCGTTGAGGTAGATGATGTCGTCGACGCCCCGCCCGGCGCCGAACAGGTGCTCGGCCATCGCGCCGAGGCTCGCGTCGTTGCCGACGACGGTCGGCAGGCCCGTGGCCGCCTCGACGAGCGTGCGGAGCGGGGCATCCCGCCACTCCAGGTGCGGCGCGAAGCGCACGAGCCCGTCGGAGGCGCGCACGAGGCCCGGCACCGCGAGGCCGACCGCGACGATCCGCGCGCGACGCAGTGCGCCCGTCCGCCAGCGCCCGAGCTCCTCGGCGACGAGGCGGGCCGTCTCCTCGGGAGTCACGAGGTGGTCGACCTCGATGCGCTCGCGCACGGGGATGCGCCCGTCGAGGCCGACCGCCGCGATGGTCACGGCATCGACCTCGGGATTGACGGCGATGGCAGTGACGCCCGGATGCGGCGCGATCACGGGCGACGGACGCCCGACGCGATTCGTCGGGTCGGGGGCGCGCTCCTCGACGAGTCCGAGGTCGACGAGCTCCCCGGCGAGCGCGGCGACCGTCGAGCGGTTGAGGCCCGTGGCCGCCGTGAGTCGCGCCCGGGAGAGCGGCCCTTCGAGGTGCACGAGCCCGAGGAGTTTCGAGAGGTTTCGACGGTGCACCCCGTCGAACGTTCCGACACGCTCTGACACGCGACCACTCTAGGGGCGCGGGCCTGCACGGGTCCCGTCGACGCGCCGAATTTGTTGCTGTTGACCCCAAATAGCTTCTTGACGTATATTCGGGGCGTCCAGATCACTTTCGACGTTGAAGTCGAAACTTTCGAGAGGTTCAACGATGAACAGACGCAGCACGAGGCTCGTCGCATTGGGTCTCAGCGCCGGCCTCGCCGCCGTCGCCCTTGCCGGATGCGCCCCCTCCGCCGGCGACGGCGAGGGCGACGGCGTGACCCTCACGTGGTGGCACAACGCCACCTCCGGCCCGCTCCCCGCAGTGTGGGAGGAGGTCGCGGCCGAGTTCGAGGAAGCCCACCCGGGCGTCACCGTCGAGCAGACCGGCTACCAGAACGAGGAGCTGCAGCGCACGCTCATCCCCAACGCCCTGGCGTCCGGAGACGCACCCGACCTGTTCCAGGTGTGGCCCGGCGGCGAGCTTCGCGACCAGGTCGAGAACGACTACCTCATGCCCCTCGACGAGGCGATCCCCGACACCATCGAGAGCGTCGGCGCGACGATCAACCCGTGGCAGGTCGACGGCGCCACCTACGGCGTCCCCTTCACGTTCGGCATCGAGGGCTTCTGGTACAACATGGACCAGTTCGCGCAGGCCGGCATCGACACGCCCCCCACGACGCTCGACGAGCTGATCGAGGCGACCGGCAAGCTGCGCGAGGCCGGCTTCACCCCGATCGCGGTCGGCGCCGGCGACAAGTGGCCGGCCGCGCACTGGTGGTACCAGTTCGCGCTGCACTCCTGCTCGCCCGAGACGCTGCAGGCGGCCGAGACGGACTACGACTTCAGCGACGACTGCTGGGTCGAGGCCGGCGAGCAGCTGCAGGAGTTCCTCGGCACCAACCCGTTCCAGGAGGGCTTCCTCGGCACGCCCGCCCAGCAGGGCGCCGGCAGCTCGGCCGGCCTCGTGGCGAACGGCCAGGCCTCCATGGAGCTCATGGGCCACTGGAACGCGGGCGTGATCGGCGGGCTGACGCCCGACCAGACGGTCCCCGAGTACCTCGGGTGGTTCCCCTTCCCGGGCATCGAGGGCTCCGCAGGTGACCCGACCGCGGCGCTCGGCGGCGGCGACGGATTCGGCTGCTCGAAGGACGCTCCGCCGGAGTGCGCCGAGCTCCTCGAGTACATCATGAGCGAGGACGTGCAGGCCAAGTTCGCGGCCAGCGGCTCGGGCATCCCGACCGTCCCGTCGGCGACGGCATCGCTCGAGGACCCGAACCTCAAGGCGGTCGCCGAAGGCCTCGCCGAGGCGTCCTTCGTGCAGCTCTGGTTCGACACGGCGTTCGGCACGACGGTCGGCAACGCCATGAACGAGGGCATCGTCAACCTGTTCGGCGGCGTCGGCTCCCCCGAGGACGTCGTCACGATGATGCAGGACGCGGCGGCCACGCTCTAGCCATGGCAACGCTCCTCGAATCGGCCGGGCCCGCGGTCTCCGCGGGCCCGGCCCCCGCTCCCCCGGCCAGGCGCAGGTCGGCCGCCCGCCGCACCCGGGCCGAGATCGCCCTCTTCGTGGGCCCGGCCCTCATCCTGTTCCTCGGCTTCGTGATCCTGCCGGTGATCCTGGCGGCGGTCTACAGCTTCTACAACCTCCCGCAGGCCTTCCAGTGGGACGACCTGGCGGACCCCGCACGCTTCGTCGGCCTCGAGAACTACCGGCGCGCGCTCGCCGACCCCGTCTTCATGGGTGCCGTCGGCCACAACTTCTTCATCCTCGGGATGAGCCTGCTCATCCAGGGCCCGATCGCCATCGGCGTCGCGCTGCTGCTCAATCGGCGCATGCGCGGCCGCACGGCGTTCCGCCTCCTGATCTTCGTCCCGTACGTGCTCGCCGAGGTCATCGCGGGCCTCTCGTGGAAGCTCCTCCTCCAGCCCAACGGCGGCGTGAACGCGCTCCTCGAGGCGCTCGGCCTCGGCGCCCTCCAGCAGAACTGGCTCGCCGACCCCGCGATCGCCCTCTGGACGATGTTCTTCATCCTGACCTGGAAGTACGTCGGCTTCGCCATCCTGCTGATGCTGGCGGGGCTCCAGGGCGTGCCCGAGGAGCTCGCCGAGGCCGCGTCGATCGACGGCGCGAGCTGGTGGCAGGTGCAGCGGTACATCACGATCCCCCTGCTCGGTCCGACCATCCGCATCTGGGCGTTCCTGTCGATCATCGGCTCGCTGCAGCTCTTCGACATGGTGTGGGTCACCACGCGCGGCGGTCCGCTGAATGCGACCCAGACCATGGCCACCTACATGGTCGAGAAGGGCCAGTTCGGCGGGCAGCCCGGCTACGGCAGCGCCATCGCCGTGATCCTGTTCCTGATCTCGCTCGTCATCGCGCTCGTGTACCAGCGCTTCGCCCTGCGTCGCGACCTCGCCGGCGCCGTCACCAGAGGGGTGCGCTGACATGACCGCCACCACCGCCATCACCACCGACGGCCGGGGCGCTCCGCACGAGCCGGCCGGACGCCGGTTCGACTGGGGCCAGCCGTTCGTCTACGTCATCGCGCTCGTGATCGTCGCGGTCGCCATCGGGCCCGTGCTCTACGTGTTCATCGGCGGGTTCCGCACCACGGCCGACCTGAACGCGAACCCGGCGGGCCTGCCCGACCCGTGGACGCTCCAGAACTGGTCGACCGTGCTCGGCTCGCCCCGGTTCTGGGGCAATGTCTTCGCGAGCATGATCCTCGCGGTCGCCACGACCGCCGGCACGGTCGTCTTCGGGATCATGGCCGCGTTCGTCATCGCCCGGTACACCTTCCGTGGACGCCAGGGGCTGTACGGGCTGTTCGCCGCCGGCCTCATGTTCCCGCTGACCGTCGCTGCGCTGCCGTTGACCCTCATGCTGCGCACGCTCGGGTTGCACGGCTCCTACCTCGGCGTGATCATCCCGAGCGTCGCGTTCGCGCTGCCGACCACGATCATCATCCTGGTGCCGTTCCTCCGGGCCATCCCCGACGAGCTCGAGGAGGCCGCCGCCATCGACGGGACGAGCCGCATCGGGTTCTTCTGGCGCATCCTGCTGCCGTTGTCGATGCCGGGCCTCGTCACCGTCGGCATCCTCGCGTTCATCGGCAGCTGGAACGGGTACCTGCTCCCGCTCCTGGTGATCTCGACCGGTACGCTCCCCCAGGAGCTGTGGCCGCTGCCGCTCGGCGTGACCCAGTTCTCCACGCAGTACTCGCAGGACACCGGCGCCGTGCTCGCCTACACGTCCCTCGCGATGATCCCGGCACTCGTGTTCTTCCTCCTCGCGGAGAAGCGCATCGTCGGCGGCCTCACCGGGGCGGTGAAGGGATGACCGACCAGCAGACCGCCCGGGTCGTGCGCCCGTGGCAGGACACGAGCCTGCCCGCCACCGCCCGCGTCGAGGCCCTCGTCGCCGAGCTCACGCTCGAGGAGAAGATCGCACAGCTCTACGGCGTCTGGGTCGGCGCCTCCGCCGACGGCGAGGACGTCGCCCCGAACCAGCACGAGATGATCGGCGACGTCGACCTCGACGAGCTCGTCCCGAAGGGGCTCGGCCAGCTCACGCGCCCGTTCGGCACCGCACCGGTGGACCCCGGCGTGGGTGCGCTCTCCCTGGCCCGCACGCAGCGCCGCATCGCGGCGGAGAGCCGGCTCGGCATCCCGGCGGTCGCGCACGAGGAGTGCCTCGCCGGCTTCGCCGCGTGGGGTGCGACCGCATACCCGGTCCCGCTGTCGTGGGCTGCCACGTTCGACGCCGAGCTCATCGAACGGATGTCCCGCCGGATCGGCGAGGACATGCGATCGGTCGGCATCCACCAGGGCCTCGCCCCCGTGCTCGACGTGGTGCGCGACGCGCGCTGGGGCCGGGTCGAGGAGACCATGGGCGAGGACCCGTACCTGATCGGCACCATCGGGTCGGCATACGTGCGCGGGCTCGAGTCCGCCGGCATCGTCGCGACGCTCAAGCACTTCGTGGGCTACTCGGCCTCGCGCGCAGGGCGCAACCTCGCCCCGGTGTCGATCGGACGCCGCGAACTCGCGGACGTGCTGCTGCCGCCGTTCGAGATGGTGCTGCGCGAGGGCCGACCGCGGTCGGTCATGAACGCGTACACCGACCTCGACGGGGTCCCGACGGCGGCGGATGCCTCGATCCTCACCGAGCTCCTCCGCGACGTGTGGGGCTTCACGGGCACGGTGGTCGCCGACTACTTCTCGGTCGCGTTCCTGCAGACCCTGCACGGCACGGCCGGGTCGCTGGCGGATGCCGCGGCGGCCGCGCTCGAGGCGGGCATCGACGTCGAGCTTCCGACCGTCCACGCGTTCGGCGCCCCGCTCCTGGAGGCCGTCGCCGACGGCCGTCTCGACGAGGCAGTGCTCGACCGAGCGCTCCGGCGCGTGCTCGCCCAGAAGCTCGAACTCGGTCTCCTCGACGCCGAGTGGGATGCCATGCCGCCGGCCCTCGCCGGCCGCGCCGACGACATCGACGCCGTGCGGGGAACGGTGGACCTCGATCCGCCCGTGAACCGGGCGCTCGCCGCGGAGATCGCCGAGCGCGCGATCGTGCTCCTGCGCAACGACGGCACGCTGCCGCTCACTGCGCCGCGGCGGATCGCGGTCATCGGCCCGACCGCCCACGACCGGTTCGCGGTGCTCGGGTGCTACGCCTTCCCGACGCACGTGGGCGTCCACCATCCCGAGTCGGGCGACGGCATCGAGCTGCCCACGCTGCTCGAGTCGCTGCGCGTCGAGTTCCCCGACGCCGAGATCGTCCACGCCGCCGGAACGAGCATCGACGGCGACGAGGTCGACGGAATCCCGGATGCCACGGCGCTGGCGGCCTCGGCCGACGTCGTCGTGCTGGCCCTCGGCGATCGTGCGGGGCTGTTCGGCCGGGGCACGAGCGGCGAGGGCTGCGACGCCGAGTCGCTGCAGCTCCCGGGCGCCCAGGCCGTGCTGCTCGAGGCCGTGCTCGACGCCGGCGTGCCCACCGTGGTGACGATGCTCGCGGGACGCCCGTACACGCTCGGCACCGCGCCCGACCGTGCCGCCGCCATCCTCGAGGCGTTCTTCGCCGGCGAGGAGGGGACCCGCGCGCTCGCGGGCATCCTGAGCGGCCGCGTCGAACCCGGCGGGCGGCTGCCCGTCTCCGTGCCGGCGTCGGCGGGCGTGCACCCGTCGACCTACCTCGCGTCGCCGCTCGACCAGCGCAACGGCGTCTCGAACATCGATCCCACGCCGCGGTACCCGTTCGGCCACGGCCTCACGTACACGACGTTCGAGTGGTCGGACTTCGCGGGCGACGAGGCCGAGATCGGCACCGACGGTTCGGCCGCGGTGCGCCTGCGGGTCCGCAACGCCGGCGAGCGTCGCGGCGTCGAGGTGGTGCAGCTGTACCTGCACGATCCGGTCGCGACGATCGTGCGGCCCGTGCAGCGGCTCATCGGGTTCGCCCGCATCGAGCTCGCCCCGGGCGAGGAGGCCGATGTGCGGTTCATCGTGCCGGCCGACCTGGCGTCGTTCACCGTGCGCCCGGGCGAGCGGATCGTCGAGCCGGGCGAGCTCGTGCTGAGCGCGGGCCGTTCGAGCGGCGACCTGCCGTACGCGCACTCCGTGCGGCTCACCGGGCCGATCCGCACCGTCGACCACACCCGCCGGCTGCACCCCGAGGTGACGGTGGAGCGCATCGCGGCGCACACCGGTGCCGCCGCGGCATCCGTCATGGACTGAGGCCGCGCTCGCAGAAGCCCCCGATGCAGATAGGACCCACCCAGAAGGAGGACAGCCCTACCGGTCCCTCACCGGATCCCCTCGCATCACCACGCACCAGGACGGGTCGGCGTCGCCTCGCGCGACGCCGACCGCCATCGACGCGCGAAGGAGCGCTCATCATGCAACGACGCAGGATCCTGAGAACACTCGCCCTCGCCACTGCGGCCGCCGTGTCGGCCGCGCTCGGCGTCGCCATCGCGGCCCCGGCCAGTGCCGACCCGGTCATGGTCAGTGCGGCCGACTTCGAGGACGGCACCACCGGCCCCTGGGGTCCGCGCGGGGGCGTCTCGCTCACCGTGACCGAGGCCGAGGCCCACGGCGGCGCCAAGAGCCTCGCCGTGACGAACCGCACGGCGAACTGGCAGGGGGTGTCGGCGAGCTCCGCGACGCTGGGCCTGCAACCGGGTGGCACCTACCAGTTCTCGGCGTGGGTGAAGCTGCCCGCCGGCGAGGCGGGCACGACCGGCATCCACTTCACCGCGGAGCAGACGCCCGCCGGCGGCGGCTCGAACACCTACACGTGGATCGGCGGGTCCGTCGACACCACGGCCGACGGCTGGGTGCAGATCGGGGGCGCCTACGTGTTCCCCGACGCGCTGGCCGGCGCGAACCTGTACATCGAGGCGGCCGCGATCGGCGACCGGAACCCGTCGTTCCTTGTGGACGACCTCCTCATCACGACCGAGGACGGAGGCACGGTGCCCGATCCCGACTTCGTGCCGGGCGGCGCGATCAACCCCGTCGTCACGCCGGTGAGCCTGGCGGAGGGCACAGGGAACGTCTCGGCCCTGACGTTCGACGACGGGCCGAACCCCGGGACGACGCCTGCGCTGCTCGACTTCCTCGCCGCCCACGACCTGAAGGCCGTGTTCTGCGTCATCGGGCAGAACATCACCGCACCGGGCGGCGCCGCGATCCTGCAGCGGATCGTCGACGAGGGCCACGTGCTCTGCAACCACTCGACGGGCTACGCCGACATGGGCTCGTGGTCGGCGGCGCAGGTCGAGGCCGACCTGAAGGCCAACCTGCAGATCATCCGCACCGCGCTCGGCGACCCGAACCAGCCCGTGCCGTTCTGGCGCGCCCCCAACGGCAGCTGGGGCGTCACGCCGGCGGTCGCGGTCGCGCTCGGCATGCAGCCGCTCGCAGTGGTCAACACGATCGACGACTGGGCGACCCAGGATGTGGCGACCCTGACCGGGAACCTCCGCACGGCCATGAAGCCGGGCGAGGTCGTGCTCGCGCACGACGGCGGCGGCGACCGGTCGGGCACCCTCGCGGCGGTGCAGACGGTGGTCGCCGAGCGGCTCGCCGACGGCTGGCAGTTCGTCTTCCCGAAGGGCACGCCGCCGGCCGCGGGTGAGGTCGTGCTCGACACCGACTTCGAGGACGGGCTCGACGGCTGGGGCCTGCGCGGCGGCAGCGGCACCACGACCGCGACGGTCGAGCTCTCGACGGCGCAGGCGCACGGCGGCGCGCAGGCGGCGGTCGTGACGGACCGGTCGACCCAGGGCGACGGAATCGGCCACGACGTGACCGGGCTGCTCGACCCGTCCGTGACCTACGAGCTCACCGCCTGGCTGCGCTTCGGCGAGGGCCAGGACGTCGACGACGTCTGGCTGAGCCGCGCGAACACGACCGGCGGCACCACCGCCTTCGCGACGCTCGCGCAGTTCGACACCGTCACGAACAGCGGATGGACCGAGGTGACGGCGACCTTCCAGGGCTCCGACGCCGACGGCTCGCTGCTCTACTTCGAGACCCGGTGGGACAACGGCGCGGTGGGCAATATCAGCGACCTCTACGTCGACGACATCGTGCTCCGCGTGCCCGAGCCTCCGGTCATCGAGGACCTCACGGGCATCCGGGAGACGGTCGACTTCCCGGTGGGCGTCGCGATCGACAGCCGCGAGACGTCGGGTGCGGCATCCGAGCTGCTGCTGCGCCACTTCGACCAGGTGACGCCCGAGAACTTCATGAAGCCCGAGGCCTGGTACGACGCGGACGGCGACTTCGTCGCCGCGAACGCCGAGGCGGACGCCGTCATGGACTTCGCGCAGGAGCACGACCTGCGCGTGTACGGGCATGTGCTCGTGTGGCACAGCCAGACGCCCGCCTGGTTCTTCCAGGACGACGCGGGTCAGCCGCTCGCGGCCGACGACGCCGGCAGGGCGGTGCTGCGCGACCGGATGCGAACGCACATCTTCGACGTGGCCGAGTACCTCGCCGGGAAGTACGGTCCGTTCGGTTCCGACACCAACCCGCTCACCGCGTTCGACGTCGTGAACGAGGTCGTCTCCGACGGCGGCGAGTTCACCGACGGCCTGCGCCGCAGCGAGTGGTACCGGATCCTCGGGGAGGAGTTCATCGACCTCGCGTTCGCATACGCCGACGAGGCCTTCAACGAGGTCCACGCGGCGGATGGCGCGGACCGGCCGGTCGCCCTCTTCATCAACGACTACAACACCGAGCAGGGCGGCAAGCAGGAGCGCTACCGCGCCCTCGTGGAGCGGCTGCTCGCACGTGGCGTGCCGGTCGACGGCGTGGGACACCAGTTCCACGTGAGCCTCGCGATGCCCGTCTCGGCCCTCGAGCAGGCGATCGTCGCCTTCGAGGACCTGCCCGTCACGCAGGCGGTCACCGAGCTCGACGTCACGACCGGCACCCCGGTCGCGCAGGCGAAGCTCGTCGACCAGGGCTACTACTATCGCGACGCGTTCCGGGTGTTCCGCGAGCACGCGGACTCGCTGTACTCGGTCACGGTGTGGGGCCTCACCGACGGTCGCAGCTGGCGTGCCGGCTCGGGTGCGCCGCTGATCTTCGACGACCAGTACCGGGCCAAGCCCGCGTACCACGGTGCCATCGACGGCGACCTTCCCGCGCCGCAGCGCACCGCGAACGTGTTCGCCGGCGACGTGCCGCTCGACGATGCGGCGACCGCGTCGCCCGAGTGGGACCGGCTGCCGCGGCACGCCGTCGAGGGCGTGGCGGAGTTCCAGCTCCGTTGGGCGAGCGACCACCTCACGGTGTTCGCGAGCGTCGACGACGCGACGACGGATGCCGTGGACGGCGTGGAGCTGCGGCTCGGCGACGCCGTGATCACCGTCGGCCGCGACGGGTCGGGCGGCGTCGCGGCGGAGGTGACCGAGCACGAGGGCGGCTACGACCTCGTCGCGCACCTGCCGCTGTCGGGTGCCGTGCAGGGCGACACGCTCGCGTTCGACCTGCGGGTGACGGATGCCTCGGGCGAGACGGTGGGCTGGAACGCGCCGGGCGTGCTCGGCACGCTCACGCTCGTCGAGCCGCTGTCCGTCCTCGAGGTCGTCGAGGCCGACGCGGCACCCGCCGTGGACGGCGCGATCGAGGCCGCGTGGAGTGACGCGAACACCGTGCGCACCGAGAAGCCCGTGCTCGGGGAGACCGGCGCGACCGCGGACGTCCGCACGCTCTGGTCGGGCGACACGCTGTACGTGCTCGCGGAGGTCGCCGACCCGATCGTCGACGTCTCGGGCTCCGACCCCTGGATCCAGGACTCGGTCGAGGTCTACGTCGACCCGGGGAACGCGAAGAACGGCTCGTACCGGTACGACGACACGCAGATCCGGGTGAGCGCCGCGAACGCGGTGTCGTTCGGCACGGGCGACGAGGGGTTCCAGCGGGCACGCGTGCAGAGTGCCACGGCGCTCGTCGACGGCGGGTACGTCGTCGAGCTGTCGGTCGACCTCGGCGACGCTGCGGGCCTCGGCACCTTCCACGGGCTGGACTTCCAGGTCAACGACGCGTCGGGTGGCCAGCGCACGGCGATCCGCAACTGGGCCGACCCCACGGGTGCCGGGTACCAGTCGACGGCGCGCTGGGGCGTCGGCGAGTTCGTCGGCCCGGCCGCGCCGACCGCCGTCGAGAACGTCGTCGCGCCGTCGATCCAGGGCCAGTCGCTCGCGGGTCGCGTGCTCACGGCCGATCCGGGCGAGTGGAGCCCGTCGCCGGTGGAGCTGTCGTACCAGTGGCAGCGCGACGGCGTCGACATCCCCGGGGCGACCGGTGCGCTGTACCGCGTGCACGGCCTCGACCGCGGCTCGGCGCTGACGGTCATCGTCACCGCGACGGCCGACGGGCTCGACGCGGGCGTCGCGGCCACCTCGCCCGTCACCGTTCCCGGGATCGGCCGCCCGCTTCCCTAGCGCGGGCGATCGGCGGCGCCGCCGGCCGGGACTCCCCACCCGGCCGGCGGCGCCGTGCGTCGGATGCCGCGACCAGAGCCCGGATTATAGGAAGATATATGCCCATAAAGCCGGGCAAACCGCTACGATGCGGGACATGAGCAGCGCAGCATCCCGATTCGCGGTGGGTCTGCTGGCAGCCTGGGCAGTCGCGACCCTGGCCGCGTGCACAGCGTCGACCGATCCGCCACCGCAGTCCGCTTCGCCGACCACGCTCGCGGCACCGACTCCGACGCCGTCTGAAGGCGTCGCGTGCCAAGACCACTTCATCGCGCAGATCGAGTGGGGAACCGATCCGGCCGCTCCGCAGACCGCGTACATCGCGCTCACCAACACCGGCGACACGGACTGCTCCCTTTCCGGATTCCCGAGCGAGACGGCGTTCCTGGGCGCGTCCGGGCCGATCGAGACCGTGGGTTACGGCGTCGAAGGCGCTGCAACGGCCGACGACTACGGCCGCGCCGGCGAGGTCGTGACCATCGCTCCCGGGCAACGCGCCTACATCTGGGCCCGGATCGCGCAGACGGCCGATCGGGCGAGCGATGACCCCTGCCAGTTCCCGGTCGCCGCGACGGGGTGTCACCCTGGTGTTGCCCGACGCATCCGGTCCGATCGTCGCGCCGGTCGACATCGAAGTGTGCCTGGACGCCGACGAGGATGACCTCCAGGTCGGCCCCATCGATTCAGAAGCCCGACCTGCTTCGACCGGAGGATGATCACGTGAAGGGGTCGAAGCCAGGCGCGTGACCCGCGCTCAGGCTCGCGGGGGCGCCGTGCTGTCGCGCACCACGAGGCTCGTCGCGAGGTCCATGCGCGGCGTCGACTCCACGGCCTCCTCGGCGAGCCGCAGCGCGAGCAGTGCCGCCTCCTCGCCCATGCGCCGGAGCGGCTGGTGCACGGTCGTGAGCTTCGGCGTGAGCCAGCGCGCGAGCGGGATGTCGTCGTAGCCGACGACCGAGAGGTCCTCGGGCACGCGGATGCCGCGCTCCCGCGCCGCCTCGAGCACGCCCAGCGCCTGCATGTCGCTGCCGGCGAAGATCGCGGTCGGCCGCTCGGGGCCGTCGAGCACCTCGCGCGCCCGGTCGCGGCCGCCGGAGGTGTGGAAGTCGCCGAACCGGATCCACTCCTCGCGGATGGGGAGTCCCGCGGTGTTCATCGCCGAACGATAGCCGTCGAGGCGCGCGAGCGAGCACATCATGTCCTCGGGC is a genomic window containing:
- a CDS encoding beta-glucosidase family protein is translated as MTDQQTARVVRPWQDTSLPATARVEALVAELTLEEKIAQLYGVWVGASADGEDVAPNQHEMIGDVDLDELVPKGLGQLTRPFGTAPVDPGVGALSLARTQRRIAAESRLGIPAVAHEECLAGFAAWGATAYPVPLSWAATFDAELIERMSRRIGEDMRSVGIHQGLAPVLDVVRDARWGRVEETMGEDPYLIGTIGSAYVRGLESAGIVATLKHFVGYSASRAGRNLAPVSIGRRELADVLLPPFEMVLREGRPRSVMNAYTDLDGVPTAADASILTELLRDVWGFTGTVVADYFSVAFLQTLHGTAGSLADAAAAALEAGIDVELPTVHAFGAPLLEAVADGRLDEAVLDRALRRVLAQKLELGLLDAEWDAMPPALAGRADDIDAVRGTVDLDPPVNRALAAEIAERAIVLLRNDGTLPLTAPRRIAVIGPTAHDRFAVLGCYAFPTHVGVHHPESGDGIELPTLLESLRVEFPDAEIVHAAGTSIDGDEVDGIPDATALAASADVVVLALGDRAGLFGRGTSGEGCDAESLQLPGAQAVLLEAVLDAGVPTVVTMLAGRPYTLGTAPDRAAAILEAFFAGEEGTRALAGILSGRVEPGGRLPVSVPASAGVHPSTYLASPLDQRNGVSNIDPTPRYPFGHGLTYTTFEWSDFAGDEAEIGTDGSAAVRLRVRNAGERRGVEVVQLYLHDPVATIVRPVQRLIGFARIELAPGEEADVRFIVPADLASFTVRPGERIVEPGELVLSAGRSSGDLPYAHSVRLTGPIRTVDHTRRLHPEVTVERIAAHTGAAAASVMD
- a CDS encoding endo-1,4-beta-xylanase, which codes for MQRRRILRTLALATAAAVSAALGVAIAAPASADPVMVSAADFEDGTTGPWGPRGGVSLTVTEAEAHGGAKSLAVTNRTANWQGVSASSATLGLQPGGTYQFSAWVKLPAGEAGTTGIHFTAEQTPAGGGSNTYTWIGGSVDTTADGWVQIGGAYVFPDALAGANLYIEAAAIGDRNPSFLVDDLLITTEDGGTVPDPDFVPGGAINPVVTPVSLAEGTGNVSALTFDDGPNPGTTPALLDFLAAHDLKAVFCVIGQNITAPGGAAILQRIVDEGHVLCNHSTGYADMGSWSAAQVEADLKANLQIIRTALGDPNQPVPFWRAPNGSWGVTPAVAVALGMQPLAVVNTIDDWATQDVATLTGNLRTAMKPGEVVLAHDGGGDRSGTLAAVQTVVAERLADGWQFVFPKGTPPAAGEVVLDTDFEDGLDGWGLRGGSGTTTATVELSTAQAHGGAQAAVVTDRSTQGDGIGHDVTGLLDPSVTYELTAWLRFGEGQDVDDVWLSRANTTGGTTAFATLAQFDTVTNSGWTEVTATFQGSDADGSLLYFETRWDNGAVGNISDLYVDDIVLRVPEPPVIEDLTGIRETVDFPVGVAIDSRETSGAASELLLRHFDQVTPENFMKPEAWYDADGDFVAANAEADAVMDFAQEHDLRVYGHVLVWHSQTPAWFFQDDAGQPLAADDAGRAVLRDRMRTHIFDVAEYLAGKYGPFGSDTNPLTAFDVVNEVVSDGGEFTDGLRRSEWYRILGEEFIDLAFAYADEAFNEVHAADGADRPVALFINDYNTEQGGKQERYRALVERLLARGVPVDGVGHQFHVSLAMPVSALEQAIVAFEDLPVTQAVTELDVTTGTPVAQAKLVDQGYYYRDAFRVFREHADSLYSVTVWGLTDGRSWRAGSGAPLIFDDQYRAKPAYHGAIDGDLPAPQRTANVFAGDVPLDDAATASPEWDRLPRHAVEGVAEFQLRWASDHLTVFASVDDATTDAVDGVELRLGDAVITVGRDGSGGVAAEVTEHEGGYDLVAHLPLSGAVQGDTLAFDLRVTDASGETVGWNAPGVLGTLTLVEPLSVLEVVEADAAPAVDGAIEAAWSDANTVRTEKPVLGETGATADVRTLWSGDTLYVLAEVADPIVDVSGSDPWIQDSVEVYVDPGNAKNGSYRYDDTQIRVSAANAVSFGTGDEGFQRARVQSATALVDGGYVVELSVDLGDAAGLGTFHGLDFQVNDASGGQRTAIRNWADPTGAGYQSTARWGVGEFVGPAAPTAVENVVAPSIQGQSLAGRVLTADPGEWSPSPVELSYQWQRDGVDIPGATGALYRVHGLDRGSALTVIVTATADGLDAGVAATSPVTVPGIGRPLP
- a CDS encoding DUF4232 domain-containing protein; translation: MSSAASRFAVGLLAAWAVATLAACTASTDPPPQSASPTTLAAPTPTPSEGVACQDHFIAQIEWGTDPAAPQTAYIALTNTGDTDCSLSGFPSETAFLGASGPIETVGYGVEGAATADDYGRAGEVVTIAPGQRAYIWARIAQTADRASDDPCQFPVAATGCHPGVARRIRSDRRAGRHRSVPGRRRG